The genomic DNA CCTCTGACGAGGTGGGGGTGTCCGGTGGCGAAGAAGTGATCGGTGTTCATCGACGGACGTATCCTAGCGCATCGCGTTGTTCTCGTTTTCCTTATTTCGAGATTCAACCTCGCCGTCCTGCTCTTGCTGGGGCTCGTGAGCCGCGAGGGGCAGATCGTCGAGCAGATCCTGGGCGATGCGCTGCCGTAAGGCTGACGCACTCCCGCTTCTCGGGAAACAAGAGACCAAACAGTCATCATTGAAAAACCCGAATAAATCGGGGATGAACTCCTGAGCCTTCAACGAACCTCCGCGAACGCGCGGACCCGGGAGTCCTCCGGGAAAAGGATCAAGAGCCAATGAAGACGATCTGGAAGCAGAGCCTGCTCGCCGCGATGTCTCTGGTGGTACCCCTGAGCGAGAGCCTCGCCGGGACGGCGGACTTCACGGTGCAGTATCAGAACTACAACGCCGCGGGGCCCAACGACGACATCATCGAGGCGGGCATCCAGCTGCGCAACAACACCGGGGCCGCGATCCCGCTGAGCGGCGTCGTCGTGCGCTACTGGTTCACGAAGAACGGCGCCACGCCGACTCCGGCGTGCTGGTGGTGGAACGCGCCGGACTGCTCCGCGATTTCGTTGACGAGCGGGAGCGTGTCCGCCACGGGAGCGGATCAGTACGTGGAGATCCGCTTCAACGGCGCCGCTGGCAGCCTGGCGGCGGGCGCGACGACCGCGCCGATCGATCTCGGGATCACGTTCGGCGGTGTCGCCGTGAACGAGACGGATGACTATTCGTACGGCAACCAGACGACGGCCGCCAACTGGAGCCGCATCACCGTGCACGACGCGGGCTCGGCGCCCACGGGTGGCCTGCGGGGTGGCACGCCTCCCACGGGCGGGACCACGCCTCCGCCCTCGGTCTCGGCCGAGTTCTTCGATGACTTCACCTACAACAGCACGGCCGATGCGGCGTTCACCAATCTCTGGACGGTGAGGACGTACGCGGGCGGCCCCGGCGTGGGTGGCGCGACGTGGTCCGCCGGCAACGTCTCCATGGTGAGCGAAGGCTCCAACCGGCTGATGCGGCTGCAGGCGAGCACCAACGGAAGCGCGGCGGGGACCTCGCACTCGGAGGTCATCTCCCGGGCCCAGAAGTTCAAGTTCGGCACCTACGCGACCCGGATCAAGTTCCGCGACGCCCCGCTGTCCGGTCCGCGCGTCTACGGCGACAAGTACGTGGAGACCTTCTTCGCCCTCACGCCCTACAACAGCGCCAGCTACTCGGAGCAGGACTACGAGTACCTGCCCAACGGCGGCTGGGGACAGGGCAACACGTCCACCATGTTCCTGACCTCGTTCGACAAGAACAAGGCGGCCAGCCCGGAGCGCAAGCTCAGCTACAGCCATGACGGCTGGCACACGCTCGTGCTGCACGCGTCGCCCTCGGGCAACATCTACCACATCGATGGCGTGGAGCTGGCCAACCACACGTCCCAGTTCGCGCCGCTCATCAACCAGTTCCTCGACTTCCAGATGTGGTTCATCGAGCTCGGCACCACCAACGGCACTCCGCGCACGTACTTCGAGGAGGTGGACTGGGTGTACTTCGCCAAGGACACGTACCTGAACACCAACGCCGTCAACGCGACGGTGACCAGCCTGCGCAACGCCTCCGTGCCCCGCAAGGACACGGTGCCCTGAGCGCCCGTCCGGGCCGCCCCCTCCTCACCGGGGCGGCCCGTGCCGTGGGCGTCAGCGCGAGCGCAGTTGAACCTCGAGCGACTCCATCTTGCGGATGACCGGATGGGGTCCGAACGAGGGCTCCTTCACGAGGCTCATGGTCGGGAAGCGCTCGAGGATCCTGTTCATGACGACCTGCAGCTCCAGCCGCGCCAGGTTCGCCCCCAGGCAGAAGTGCACGCCATAGCCGAAGGCGATGCTCGAGTTGGTGTTGCGGCGCGCGTCGAAGACATCCGCCTGGGAGAAGGCGGCCTCGTCGCGCAGCGCGCTGTTGAGCATGAGGAGGATCATCTGGCCCTTCTTGATCGTCACCCCCCCCACCTCCACGTCCTCGAGCGCGTAGCGGGCGAGACCCATCTTCCCGAAGTTGTCGAAGCGCAGCACCTCCTCGATGACGCCCTTGATCAGGTCGGGCTCCACCAGGACCTGCGCGAGCAGCTCGGGCCGCTTGAGCAGGTTGTAGGTCGTGAAGCCGATGAGGTGGATGGTGGTCTCGAACCCCCCCACGATGAGCGAGGACACGAGCGACAGCAGCTCCGCGGTGCTGAGCCGGTCTCCCTGCTCCTCCGTCTGGATGAGCGTGGTGAGGATGTCGTCGGGCAAGGGGTTGCGGCGCCGCTCCTCGATCGTCTCCCGCACCAGGGCAATGCCCTCCTGGACATCGGCGCGCAGGGCGGGCACGTCCTCCGGACGGAGCAGCCCGGGCAGGAAGCTCTTGACCGCCGCCTCCGTGAAGCGATTGAACAGGGTCTCGCGCCCCTTGGGGATCTTCAGCATGGAGCCGATCACCCGGGGGGGAATGCGGTCCGCGATATCACTGACCACGTTGACGGTGTCCTGGCCCGACACCTCATCCAGGATTTCATCGACGATGGCCTGCACCTCCGGCCGCAACCGCTCGATGGCGCGCGGCGTGAGCGCCGGGCTGACGAGCTTGCGCAACCGGGCGTGATCCGCGCCCGACAGCGCGAAGAGCCCCGCGTTGTTGAGCTCCGCCAGCTCGGGAATGATCGCCGCGATACCGGACACCGAGGCGAACTCCCAGTGGGCCCGGTTGGTGCTGAAGCGCTTGGAGTCCCGGAGCATGGCGAGGGCCTCCTCGTACCGGGTGACCAGCCAGGCCCGGCCCTCCTTCCAATAGGACAAGGGCGCCGCCTTGCGCAGCTCCTCGAGCACGGGAAAGGGATTGGCGGCGAAGCCAGGCGCGTCCGGAGAGAAGGACACGGTGGGCGGATGGGATTGCGTCGAGTCAGGGGACATGGGTCATCTCCTTTTGGGCACGGCGAGCGGTAAAGGGGACTTCATTCCTCGGAGAGCGAGAGCGCCTGCTTCGGACATCCGCGGATGGCCTTCTCCACCTTGGCGCGCAGCTCGGAAGGAACGGATTCGGTGAGGACGTGCAGCTGATCCTTGTCATCCAGGTGGAAGGACTCGGGCGCCGCGCGAACGCAGACGCCATTGGCCTCGCAGCGATCCCAATCAACCACGATCTTCATGCTCATCTCCTAGCGGTGGAACCTCGAAACGGAACGGAACGCGTCAGGCCTTCAACAGCCGGAGCACGAGTTCGATGGGCGGCCGCGCCCTGCCTGGGTGCAAGGCCTGGCTGATGGCGAGCCCCTGGGTCACGGCCATCCACGCGCGCGCGAGCTCCCCCGGCGGACCGGCGGCGGCCTCCCCCGTGCGCTGCGCCTCCTCGATGAGGGCGGACAGGGGCTCGCACACGAGCCGCTCCAGGCGATCCAGCGCCTCACGCACCGTCTGGGGCGCGTCGTCTCCCGTGGAGGCATGCACGATGATCAGCAGGTGCTCGGAGGCCACCACCGAGCTCTCCCCCATGATCGAGCACACGTACACCAGCCGCTCCCACGCGGTGATGGGCATCGCCCGGGCCCGGGCGATCAGCGCCTCCCACCCCTGAACCGACTCCTCGATGACGGCGGCGAAGAGCGCTTCCTTGCTGGGAAAGTAGTGGTGCACCAGCCCATGGCTGATCCCCGCCGCGGACGCGATGTCGGAGATCTTCGCCGCCACGAACCCCTTGCGCGCGAACACGCCCCGGGCCGCGCTCAGCACGTCCCTGCGCCGCTCTTCTCGAAGCTGCTCCACCCGCGCCGCCGGGCGAGGACTCATGCTCTTCCCCAGTCGTTGATTGACTGTCCGGTCAATCAACCATTTCCGAAAAAGTAGCAAACCCGGACAGGAGGACGCAACCCATCCCGGAACAACCCGCCTTCCACTGAACTATTGGGGCAACGAGGTGCGCGCGGCCTCCGCGAAGAAGTCCACGACGGCGCGGATCCGGGGCGCGAGCGGCCGGCCCCGCACGAAGGCGAGGGAGATGGGCAGCCCTTCCTCCGACATGTCCTCCAGGAACACCTCGAGGCGGCCCCGCTTCACGTCCTCGGCCACGGAGAGCTCCGGCACACTCGCGATCCCCAACCCATCGAGCAGGAGCTGCCGGAGGGCATCGTTGCTGTCCGCGGCGAAGGGGCCCCGGGGTTCGAGCTGTCCCCCTCCCGGGAGCTGCCAGGGGACGCGCAGGCCGCCCCGCAGGTAGGCCAGGTGCACATGTCCGGCGAGTTCCTCGATCGTCCGGGGGGTCCCTCGCGCGCGCAGGTACGCGGGAGAAGCGCAGAAACAGCGGCGCAACCGGCCGATGCGCCGGCGCGCGAGCCGTCCGTCCTCGAAGGTGCCCACGCGCACCGCCACGTCGACGCGCTCGGCGATCAGATCCACGAATTGATCGCTCAGACTCACCTCCAGCTCCACCTGGGGCCAGGCCTGGGCGAAGCTCGCGATCCGCGGCATCAGCCAGAGACGGCCCAGATCCCTGGGCGCGCTCACCCGCACGCGCCCCCGGGGCACCGTGGCTCGAGTGGCCTGGGCACACGCGTCCTCGATGTCGTCGAACGCCTGGCGCACCCGGTGGAAGAACTCCAACCCCTCGGGGGTGAGCTCCAGGCCGTGCACCCCCCGGACGACGAGGCGCAGGTTCAAATGGGCCTCGAGCTTCGCCACCTTCTTGCTGAAGGCCGAGGGCGTGGTGCCCGCCTCCCGGGCCGCGGCGCTGAAACTCCCCGAGCGCACACTCTGGATGAACGCTTGCAGGTAGGGCCAGATCTCCATGGTCGTGCCTCCATGGCACAGGCCTTGTGCCCGGCCAAGCACTGCCCTCGCCCACGCTCCGGGAGTACTTGAGGTCCACTTCTTCCTCGAAGACAGGTGGACGGCATGCAACGCGCATTCTTGACGGGAATCACGGGGTACATCGGCGGCTCGGTGGCCGAGGGGCTGCGGCGCAAGGGCTATTCAGTGACGGGCGTGGTGCGGACCCAGGCCCAGGCCGAGCAGCTCTCGGCCCGGGGGATGACCCCCGTCCTGGGCACCCTGGACGACGGAGCCCTGCTCGCGCGGCTCGCGCGCGAGGCCGATGTGACGATCAACGCGGCGGATTCGGACCACCGGCCGGCGATCGAGGCGCTCGTGGGCGGGCTCAAGGGCACGAACAAGACGCTCATCCACACCAGCGGCTCGTCCGTGGTGTCGGAAGAGGGCACGGGCGCGCCCTCCGAGCGCGTCTTCGAGGACGACACGCCCTACACGCCCGTCCCCGGCAAGGCGGACCGCGTGGCCATCGACCGGTTCGTGCGGAACTCCGCGAGCGAGGGGATCCGCGCCATCGTCGTCTGCCCCACGATGATCTACGGACGGGGCCTGGGCCTGAAGCGCGACTCCCAACAGCTCCCCTTCCTCATCCACGAGTCCGTGCGCCGCGGGGCGGGCGCGCACATCGGACCGGGCCTCAACATCTGGTCCAACGTCCACATCGAGGATCTCACGGAGCTCTACCTCCTGGTGCTCGAGCACGCGAAGCCGGGGGACTTCTTCTTCGCCGAGGGCGGAGAGGCCCGGCTGCTGGACATCGCCGCCGCGATCAGCCGGATGCTCGGGTTCGGCGGACGCACGGTCACCTGGCCCCTGGATGAGGCCATCGCCTCGATCGGCGAGGGCTTCGCCCGCTTCGGCCTGGCCTCCAACAGCCGCGTTCGCGCCACCCATGCGCGGCGGCTGGGCTGGAGCCCCCAGGGCCCCTCCTTGCCGCGGGACGTCGAATTCGGCAGCTACCGGGAAGACTTCGCCGCCCTCGCGAAGTAGCCCGCATGGGCTAGGCTGCGGGCCCATGACAGAAGCGGAACTCCTGCAAGAAGCGGATCGGCTGGGGCTGTTGCTGGCGGAAAAAGCCGCGGTCCATGACCGGGAAGGATCGTTTCCCGACGAGGGACTCGAGGCCACCCGCCGCTCCCCGGTCAACACGGCGCTGGTGGATGGGTGCTCCTGGCTGACCTTCGGGCGCATCATCAGCCGCCTGTCCCGGGGCAATGCCTCGTTCGCGACCGCGTGGCTGATGCACCAGGGCTCGGGCGCCGCGTTCCTGGCCCTGGCGGATCCAGAGCAGGTGGCCTTCTTCGGCGCCGAGTTCCGCCAGGGCGCGTGGTTTGGCAACGCCCTGTCCGAGCCCACCAGCGGCAACCTGTTCCTGATGCCCCAGCAGGAGGCGCGCCGGGTCGAGGGGGGGTGGCGGCTGTCCGGAGCCAAGCGCTTCGTCTCGGGATGCGACCGCGCGAAGTACCTGATGACCAACGCCCTGTGTGACGGGCAGCCCCGGTTCTTCATCATCGACAAGGACGACTCCATCCACGTGGAGGACATCTGGGACACGATGGGCATGCGCGCCACGCGCAGCCAGTTGCTGCACATGCGGGACACGCTGCTGCCCGAGTCGCGCCAGCTCCGGCTCGATCCCTCCGCGCCCAGCGTCATCTCGGTGGGCCTGCCGTGGATTTCCATCGGCCTCGCCGAGGCATCGCTCGCCTTCGCGCTCGACTACGCGCAAGCGCGCCGGCTGCCGCCGCGAAACAGCCCCCTCGCGGAGATGCAGTGGATCCAGTTCTCCGTGGCGGACATGAGCATCCGCCTGGAAGCGGCCCGGGCCCTGGCCGAGCGCGCCGCCACGGCCACGGACCAGAAGGAGCCGAACGCCTTCCTCCTCCAGATGCAGGCGAAGGTGGTGGCCAATGAAGCGGCCATCGCCATCTCCACCGCCGCCCTGGAGCTGGCCGGGGGCACGGGCTACCTGCGCACCCACCCCATCGAGCGCTACGTGCGCGACGCCATGAGCGGTCCGCTGATGGCGTGGTCCTCCGCGGTCATCCGCGACTTCCTGGGCAAGCAGCTGCTCGGCCTGAACGGACCGCCCTCGCCATGACCGACGCCATTCTCGTGTGGGTGACGGCGCCCTCGGCCGACAAGGCCGCGGAGATCGCCCGGACACTGGTGGAAGAAGGACTCGCGGCATGCGGCAACGTGGTGCCGGGGCTGCGCTCCATCTACCGATGGGAGGGCCGGGTGCACGACGAGCCCGAGGCCCTGCTCATCCTCAAGACCTGGGCGCCCCGCTTCGAGGCCTTGCGCGAGCGCGTGGTGTCGGTGCACCCCTATGAGTGCCCGGAGGTGATCCGCCTGGACGTGGCGGATGGTCACGCGCCGTACCTGAAGTGGATTCTGGACGCGGTCACCCCCAAACAAGGGTGAAGGAGGCGACGCGTCATCACCCCCGACGCGCGAAAACGCTCGCGGTGAAATTCTCATCACGCAGCGGATGCGCCCCCAGGGTGGATGTCATTGCACACGCTCCCGCGAAAAAGCGCGTGTCCATGAACTCATCACAGGCGTGTTTGTAGTTGTCCCCCTCACTGGGGACCCACATCGGGGGACATCTGGCGACGTGCCTCGGAA from Melittangium boletus DSM 14713 includes the following:
- a CDS encoding TetR/AcrR family transcriptional regulator, whose product is MSPRPAARVEQLREERRRDVLSAARGVFARKGFVAAKISDIASAAGISHGLVHHYFPSKEALFAAVIEESVQGWEALIARARAMPITAWERLVYVCSIMGESSVVASEHLLIIVHASTGDDAPQTVREALDRLERLVCEPLSALIEEAQRTGEAAAGPPGELARAWMAVTQGLAISQALHPGRARPPIELVLRLLKA
- the cutA gene encoding divalent-cation tolerance protein CutA, coding for MTDAILVWVTAPSADKAAEIARTLVEEGLAACGNVVPGLRSIYRWEGRVHDEPEALLILKTWAPRFEALRERVVSVHPYECPEVIRLDVADGHAPYLKWILDAVTPKQG
- a CDS encoding acyl-CoA dehydrogenase family protein, which codes for MTEAELLQEADRLGLLLAEKAAVHDREGSFPDEGLEATRRSPVNTALVDGCSWLTFGRIISRLSRGNASFATAWLMHQGSGAAFLALADPEQVAFFGAEFRQGAWFGNALSEPTSGNLFLMPQQEARRVEGGWRLSGAKRFVSGCDRAKYLMTNALCDGQPRFFIIDKDDSIHVEDIWDTMGMRATRSQLLHMRDTLLPESRQLRLDPSAPSVISVGLPWISIGLAEASLAFALDYAQARRLPPRNSPLAEMQWIQFSVADMSIRLEAARALAERAATATDQKEPNAFLLQMQAKVVANEAAIAISTAALELAGGTGYLRTHPIERYVRDAMSGPLMAWSSAVIRDFLGKQLLGLNGPPSP
- a CDS encoding ferredoxin, translating into MKIVVDWDRCEANGVCVRAAPESFHLDDKDQLHVLTESVPSELRAKVEKAIRGCPKQALSLSEE
- a CDS encoding NAD-dependent epimerase/dehydratase family protein, with product MQRAFLTGITGYIGGSVAEGLRRKGYSVTGVVRTQAQAEQLSARGMTPVLGTLDDGALLARLAREADVTINAADSDHRPAIEALVGGLKGTNKTLIHTSGSSVVSEEGTGAPSERVFEDDTPYTPVPGKADRVAIDRFVRNSASEGIRAIVVCPTMIYGRGLGLKRDSQQLPFLIHESVRRGAGAHIGPGLNIWSNVHIEDLTELYLLVLEHAKPGDFFFAEGGEARLLDIAAAISRMLGFGGRTVTWPLDEAIASIGEGFARFGLASNSRVRATHARRLGWSPQGPSLPRDVEFGSYREDFAALAK
- a CDS encoding cytochrome P450, producing MSPDSTQSHPPTVSFSPDAPGFAANPFPVLEELRKAAPLSYWKEGRAWLVTRYEEALAMLRDSKRFSTNRAHWEFASVSGIAAIIPELAELNNAGLFALSGADHARLRKLVSPALTPRAIERLRPEVQAIVDEILDEVSGQDTVNVVSDIADRIPPRVIGSMLKIPKGRETLFNRFTEAAVKSFLPGLLRPEDVPALRADVQEGIALVRETIEERRRNPLPDDILTTLIQTEEQGDRLSTAELLSLVSSLIVGGFETTIHLIGFTTYNLLKRPELLAQVLVEPDLIKGVIEEVLRFDNFGKMGLARYALEDVEVGGVTIKKGQMILLMLNSALRDEAAFSQADVFDARRNTNSSIAFGYGVHFCLGANLARLELQVVMNRILERFPTMSLVKEPSFGPHPVIRKMESLEVQLRSR
- a CDS encoding cellulose binding domain-containing protein yields the protein MKTIWKQSLLAAMSLVVPLSESLAGTADFTVQYQNYNAAGPNDDIIEAGIQLRNNTGAAIPLSGVVVRYWFTKNGATPTPACWWWNAPDCSAISLTSGSVSATGADQYVEIRFNGAAGSLAAGATTAPIDLGITFGGVAVNETDDYSYGNQTTAANWSRITVHDAGSAPTGGLRGGTPPTGGTTPPPSVSAEFFDDFTYNSTADAAFTNLWTVRTYAGGPGVGGATWSAGNVSMVSEGSNRLMRLQASTNGSAAGTSHSEVISRAQKFKFGTYATRIKFRDAPLSGPRVYGDKYVETFFALTPYNSASYSEQDYEYLPNGGWGQGNTSTMFLTSFDKNKAASPERKLSYSHDGWHTLVLHASPSGNIYHIDGVELANHTSQFAPLINQFLDFQMWFIELGTTNGTPRTYFEEVDWVYFAKDTYLNTNAVNATVTSLRNASVPRKDTVP
- a CDS encoding LysR family transcriptional regulator, whose protein sequence is MEIWPYLQAFIQSVRSGSFSAAAREAGTTPSAFSKKVAKLEAHLNLRLVVRGVHGLELTPEGLEFFHRVRQAFDDIEDACAQATRATVPRGRVRVSAPRDLGRLWLMPRIASFAQAWPQVELEVSLSDQFVDLIAERVDVAVRVGTFEDGRLARRRIGRLRRCFCASPAYLRARGTPRTIEELAGHVHLAYLRGGLRVPWQLPGGGQLEPRGPFAADSNDALRQLLLDGLGIASVPELSVAEDVKRGRLEVFLEDMSEEGLPISLAFVRGRPLAPRIRAVVDFFAEAARTSLPQ